Proteins from one Archocentrus centrarchus isolate MPI-CPG fArcCen1 chromosome 8, fArcCen1, whole genome shotgun sequence genomic window:
- the LOC115784479 gene encoding ran GTPase-activating protein 1 isoform X1, with protein MATDIVAQLADSLAKTGVEDGELSYKGQGRKLDDAQSVEEMVKEIQDFEGLQALRLEGNTVGVEAAQAIAKALETKSAFQRCYWSDMFTGRLRSEIPPALNSLGDALMLAGARLTVLDLSDNAFGPDGVKGIENLLKSPTCYTLQELRLNNCGMGIGGGKILAASLIHNHKISSAEGAPISLKVFVAGRNRLENDGATALAQAFKLMGSLEEVHMPQNGINHAGVTALADAMQHNAGLRILNLNDNTFTEKGAIAMAQALKHLRSIQVINFGDCLVRPEGAKAIAESVSEGLPILKELNLSFGEITEDAALAVVQAVKDKGQLEKLDLNGNCFGEDGCRALKDAMEGMNMGELLGSLSDDEGEPEDDDDDDEDEDEDDDEEDVDEEEIEEEEEEEEEEESTGNKFSTPQSAPRPPDVSSFLSFPSPDKLLKLGATRALLIAQQVDVSDATKIAEAFLKIASVYKEDNNDVKNAVLDSIDVLLKKAFTSPSFQGYSFVSSLLVLLGLIKSEDKVKPVIVVPGHLQALEYVVRQDYFPKESVAVLEAFMSRNNKALESCGNAKNSLQSTLQRIRSQS; from the exons ATGGCGACAGACATTGTTGCGCAGTTGGCTGACTCTCTGGCCAAAACTGGAGTGGAGGATGGAGAGCTCAGTTACAAAGGTCAGGGAAGAAAGCTGGATGATGCCCAGTCAG TGGAGGAGATGGTGAAGGAGATCCAGGACTTTGAGGGTTTACAGGCTCTGAGGTTGGAAGGAAACACTGTAGGTGTAGAGGCAGCACAGGCCATCGCTAAGGCCCTCGAGACAAAGAGTGCATTTCAG CGTTGTTACTGGAGTGACATGTTCACAGGTCGCCTGCGCTCTGAGATCCCGCCTGCCCTG AATTCACTGGGTGATGCACTGATGCTGGCAGGTGCCAGGCTGACTGTTTTAGACCTCAGTGACAATGCGTTTGGACCAGATGGGGTGAAGGGCATCGAGaacctgctaaagagccccacCTGTTACACATTGCAGGAGCTACGGCTCAACAACTGCGGCATGGGCATTGGAGGCGGCAAG ATTTTGGCTGCTTCATTGATCCACAACCATAAAATATCCAGTGCAGAGGGAGCCCCCATCAGCCTGAAGGTGTTTGTTGCAGGAAGAAACCGATTGGAGAATGATGGAGCCACTGCCCTCGCTCAGGCCTTTAAG CTTATGGGCAGCCTGGAGGAGGTTCACATGCCCCAGAATGGCATCAACCACGCGGGGGTGACAGCACTGGCCGATGCCATGCAGCACAATGCAGGACTTCGAATCCTCAACCTGAATGACAACACGTTCACTGAGAAGGGGGCTATCGCCATGGCTCAG GCCTTGAAACACTTGCGCAGCATCCAGGTGATAAACTTTGGAGACTGTTTGGTACGACCGGAAGGAGCCAAAGCTATTGCAGAGAGCGTGTCGGAGGGGCTGCCTATCCTCAAG GAGCTCAATCTGTCGTTTGGTGAGATCACAGAGGATGCTGCTCTGGCTGTGGTGCAGGCAGTGAAAGACAAGGGCCAGCTGGAGAAACTGGACCTAAATG GTAACTGCTTCGGAGAGGACGGCTGCAGAGCTTTGAAAGACGCCATGGAAGGCATGAACATGGGCGAGCTTCTTGGGTCGCTCAG TGATGATGAGGGTGAGccagaagatgatgatgatgacgatgaagatgaggatgaagatgacGATGAAGAAGATGTGGATGAGGAGGaaatagaggaggaagaggaagaagaggaggaagaggaaagcaCTGGCAACAAG TTTTCCACCCCACAGTCAGCACCTCGACCCCCAGACGTCTCCTCCTTCCTCAGCTTTCCCTCCCCTGACAAACTGCTTAAACTGGGAGCCACGAGGGCATTGCTTATTGCACAACAG GTGGATGTTTCAGATGCTACAAAAATAGCTGAAGCCTTCCTCAAGATTGCGTCTGTGTACAAGGAGGACAATAATGATGTTAAGAATGCAGTGTTGGATAGTATTG ATGTCCTCCTGAAGAAAGCGTTCACCTCCCCTTCCTTCCAAGGCTACAGCTTTGTATCATCTTTGTTAGTGCTGCTTGGACTTATCAAG AGCGAAGATAAGGTGAAGCCTGTGATCGTGGTTCCTGGCCACCTCCAAGCCTTGGAGTATGTTGTTCGACAGGACTACTTCCCCAAAGAGAGCGTGGCTGTGCTGGAGGCCTTCATGTCCCG GAATAACAAGGCCTTGGAGTCATGTGGAAATGCTAAAAACAGCCTCCAATCAACACTGCAGAGAATCCGGTCTCAGAGTTGA
- the LOC115784479 gene encoding ran GTPase-activating protein 1 isoform X2 — translation MATDIVAQLADSLAKTGVEDGELSYKGQGRKLDDAQSVEEMVKEIQDFEGLQALRLEGNTVGVEAAQAIAKALETKSAFQRCYWSDMFTGRLRSEIPPALNSLGDALMLAGARLTVLDLSDNAFGPDGVKGIENLLKSPTCYTLQELRLNNCGMGIGGGKILAASLIHNHKISSAEGAPISLKVFVAGRNRLENDGATALAQAFKLMGSLEEVHMPQNGINHAGVTALADAMQHNAGLRILNLNDNTFTEKGAIAMAQALKHLRSIQVINFGDCLVRPEGAKAIAESVSEGLPILKELNLSFGEITEDAALAVVQAVKDKGQLEKLDLNGNCFGEDGCRALKDAMEGMNMGELLGSLSDDEGEPEDDDDDDEDEDEDDDEEDVDEEEIEEEEEEEEEEESTGNKFSTPQSAPRPPDVSSFLSFPSPDKLLKLGATRALLIAQQVDVSDATKIAEAFLKIASVYKEDNNDVKNAVLDSIDVLLKKAFTSPSFQGYSFVSSLLVLLGLIKSEDKVKPVIVVPGHLQALEYVVRQDYFPKESVAVLEAFMSR, via the exons ATGGCGACAGACATTGTTGCGCAGTTGGCTGACTCTCTGGCCAAAACTGGAGTGGAGGATGGAGAGCTCAGTTACAAAGGTCAGGGAAGAAAGCTGGATGATGCCCAGTCAG TGGAGGAGATGGTGAAGGAGATCCAGGACTTTGAGGGTTTACAGGCTCTGAGGTTGGAAGGAAACACTGTAGGTGTAGAGGCAGCACAGGCCATCGCTAAGGCCCTCGAGACAAAGAGTGCATTTCAG CGTTGTTACTGGAGTGACATGTTCACAGGTCGCCTGCGCTCTGAGATCCCGCCTGCCCTG AATTCACTGGGTGATGCACTGATGCTGGCAGGTGCCAGGCTGACTGTTTTAGACCTCAGTGACAATGCGTTTGGACCAGATGGGGTGAAGGGCATCGAGaacctgctaaagagccccacCTGTTACACATTGCAGGAGCTACGGCTCAACAACTGCGGCATGGGCATTGGAGGCGGCAAG ATTTTGGCTGCTTCATTGATCCACAACCATAAAATATCCAGTGCAGAGGGAGCCCCCATCAGCCTGAAGGTGTTTGTTGCAGGAAGAAACCGATTGGAGAATGATGGAGCCACTGCCCTCGCTCAGGCCTTTAAG CTTATGGGCAGCCTGGAGGAGGTTCACATGCCCCAGAATGGCATCAACCACGCGGGGGTGACAGCACTGGCCGATGCCATGCAGCACAATGCAGGACTTCGAATCCTCAACCTGAATGACAACACGTTCACTGAGAAGGGGGCTATCGCCATGGCTCAG GCCTTGAAACACTTGCGCAGCATCCAGGTGATAAACTTTGGAGACTGTTTGGTACGACCGGAAGGAGCCAAAGCTATTGCAGAGAGCGTGTCGGAGGGGCTGCCTATCCTCAAG GAGCTCAATCTGTCGTTTGGTGAGATCACAGAGGATGCTGCTCTGGCTGTGGTGCAGGCAGTGAAAGACAAGGGCCAGCTGGAGAAACTGGACCTAAATG GTAACTGCTTCGGAGAGGACGGCTGCAGAGCTTTGAAAGACGCCATGGAAGGCATGAACATGGGCGAGCTTCTTGGGTCGCTCAG TGATGATGAGGGTGAGccagaagatgatgatgatgacgatgaagatgaggatgaagatgacGATGAAGAAGATGTGGATGAGGAGGaaatagaggaggaagaggaagaagaggaggaagaggaaagcaCTGGCAACAAG TTTTCCACCCCACAGTCAGCACCTCGACCCCCAGACGTCTCCTCCTTCCTCAGCTTTCCCTCCCCTGACAAACTGCTTAAACTGGGAGCCACGAGGGCATTGCTTATTGCACAACAG GTGGATGTTTCAGATGCTACAAAAATAGCTGAAGCCTTCCTCAAGATTGCGTCTGTGTACAAGGAGGACAATAATGATGTTAAGAATGCAGTGTTGGATAGTATTG ATGTCCTCCTGAAGAAAGCGTTCACCTCCCCTTCCTTCCAAGGCTACAGCTTTGTATCATCTTTGTTAGTGCTGCTTGGACTTATCAAG AGCGAAGATAAGGTGAAGCCTGTGATCGTGGTTCCTGGCCACCTCCAAGCCTTGGAGTATGTTGTTCGACAGGACTACTTCCCCAAAGAGAGCGTGGCTGTGCTGGAGGCCTTCATGTCCCGGTAA